From Alteromonas sp. RKMC-009, one genomic window encodes:
- a CDS encoding TrkH family potassium uptake protein — protein sequence MKRWLPANRPLERKPKGARKIQAAPPLILSLSFLSFIVLGTLLLKLPFATTAPITWTQSLFTATSAVTVTGLAVVDTGTGFTLFGQTVIAGLIQFGGLGLMTFAVVTLVAVGSKISFLQQSAVKEAFNETDTSSLVSTAKAVILFALVTEAAGMLILTCYWQAESGWSTAAYEAFFYTISAFNNAGFALQPDSLSRYVSDPVVNITITALFITGGLGFSVWIDLVKKRSWQTLTPYSKTMIAGTVIINVVALLLIYVIEYDNPDTLGKLDAAGKWWASWFQAVTPRTAGFNTLDIAALEDGSVTLMLLLMFIGGGSMSTASGIKVVTFVVLLTATYNFLRRDHAPTLFQRTIRTETVSKALALTVISGGVTWVAIFLLTTTEDAPFLDIVFEAVSAMGTVGLSRGLTGSLSAAGEGIIIVLMFLGRLGPLTLAYLLASPRQRHVRYPDSRISIG from the coding sequence TTGAAACGCTGGTTACCGGCGAACCGCCCGCTGGAACGAAAGCCGAAAGGCGCGCGAAAAATTCAGGCGGCTCCGCCTCTTATCCTGTCGTTGAGCTTTCTGAGCTTTATCGTTCTTGGCACCCTGCTGCTTAAATTGCCCTTTGCCACCACAGCACCAATCACCTGGACGCAAAGCCTGTTCACCGCCACCTCAGCGGTGACTGTAACGGGGCTCGCCGTTGTGGATACCGGAACCGGCTTCACCCTTTTCGGACAAACCGTTATTGCCGGCCTCATTCAATTTGGCGGTCTCGGTTTAATGACCTTTGCGGTTGTAACACTGGTTGCGGTAGGCAGTAAGATAAGTTTTCTGCAACAAAGCGCGGTGAAAGAAGCGTTCAATGAAACCGACACGTCGTCACTGGTCAGTACCGCCAAAGCCGTTATTCTTTTTGCACTGGTAACAGAAGCCGCAGGCATGCTAATCCTGACCTGCTACTGGCAGGCGGAATCAGGCTGGTCAACAGCCGCATACGAAGCCTTCTTCTATACCATATCCGCGTTCAATAACGCCGGCTTTGCACTGCAGCCGGACAGTCTGTCCCGGTATGTCAGCGATCCTGTGGTTAACATCACGATTACCGCGTTGTTCATCACCGGCGGACTGGGCTTTTCTGTATGGATAGATCTGGTTAAAAAACGAAGCTGGCAAACGCTTACGCCTTACAGTAAAACCATGATAGCCGGTACGGTCATCATCAACGTAGTAGCGTTATTGCTTATTTATGTCATTGAATACGATAACCCGGACACGCTGGGCAAGCTGGACGCGGCGGGTAAATGGTGGGCCTCCTGGTTTCAGGCAGTCACGCCGAGAACCGCGGGTTTTAACACCCTGGATATCGCTGCGCTGGAAGACGGCTCTGTCACCCTTATGTTGCTGCTGATGTTTATCGGCGGCGGGTCAATGAGTACCGCCAGCGGTATCAAAGTCGTAACCTTCGTGGTACTTCTGACCGCTACTTACAATTTTCTGCGCCGCGACCACGCGCCAACCCTTTTTCAGCGCACCATCCGTACAGAAACCGTTTCTAAAGCTTTAGCCCTCACGGTGATTTCAGGCGGTGTAACCTGGGTGGCGATTTTTCTGCTAACCACCACAGAAGATGCCCCTTTTCTGGATATCGTCTTTGAAGCTGTATCGGCGATGGGCACGGTGGGTCTGTCGAGAGGACTGACAGGAAGCTTATCCGCTGCCGGTGAAGGCATTATTATTGTGCTGATGTTCCTTGGCCGGCTGGGGCCGCTTACCCTCGCCTATTTGCTGGCAAGTCCGAGACAACGTCATGTTCGCTACCCTGACAGCCGTATTTCTATCGGATAA
- a CDS encoding potassium channel family protein, which translates to MAHFTVIGLGRFGITTSLELIHLGHTVTGIDSDEKLAEQYSTELTQTLICDATDERAMAELSLHDSDAVLVAIGEDMQASLLCVLNLKNEGVQNIWVKANSKAHHTILSKLDVSRIIHPEEEMGVRVAQALNYPMVSDYLSLGHGHYIVEVVVPQTKSPMTLDTVINGYKDDIHCLMVKRKHQIHCTPDMAFQLKPEDQLVLSGPRELLVKIAPRLKH; encoded by the coding sequence ATGGCGCATTTTACTGTCATCGGCCTTGGCCGCTTTGGCATTACCACCAGTTTAGAGCTGATCCATCTGGGTCACACTGTTACCGGTATCGACAGCGATGAAAAGCTGGCTGAACAATATTCTACCGAACTGACCCAAACCCTTATCTGTGACGCCACCGACGAAAGAGCAATGGCAGAACTCAGTCTTCACGACAGTGATGCCGTGCTTGTCGCCATCGGTGAAGATATGCAGGCCAGCTTGCTGTGTGTGCTGAACCTGAAAAATGAAGGTGTGCAAAATATCTGGGTGAAGGCTAACAGCAAGGCGCATCACACTATTCTTTCAAAACTGGATGTGAGCCGCATCATTCACCCTGAAGAAGAGATGGGCGTTCGCGTGGCTCAGGCATTGAATTACCCTATGGTCAGTGACTATCTGAGTTTGGGGCACGGCCATTACATTGTAGAAGTGGTGGTACCACAAACAAAGTCCCCCATGACACTGGATACAGTGATTAACGGCTACAAAGACGATATTCACTGCCTGATGGTTAAGCGTAAGCATCAGATACACTGTACGCCTGACATGGCGTTTCAGCTGAAACCTGAAGATCAGCTGGTGCTGAGTGGTCCCAGGGAACTGCTGGTAAAAATTGCGCCGAGACTTAAACATTGA
- a CDS encoding mandelate racemase/muconate lactonizing enzyme family protein, with protein MKITKVEIFDIECPERPPWNPVFVRIYTDEGITGVGEAGLAYDWGHSAAAHMIKEIAEAMLIGWNPFNTEGLWSKMLRESFWGLGGGPVIYAAMSAVDTALWDIKGKALGLPVYQLLGGKTNGKLRSYASQLQFDWDTTITKLIQPEEYGRAAEKAMAEGYTAVKVDPIVYDINGDTHYDRTKIISRGEMKLFRARLQAIRDAMGDEGDIIFECHSLPGATTAIQLGELVEEFGCMYYEEPVNYLNSKLHDKVARNVKAPIAGGERLYNRWGIRPYLEDQSLDVLQPDIGLCGGFTEAKKVCDYADIYDVRIQAHVCGGPVATAASLHLETAIPNFLIHEHHTYATKSWNRELCIQDPQPVNGFIEAPDTPGIGIELNDEVVYRSPNMSVTELK; from the coding sequence ATGAAAATTACCAAAGTTGAAATATTTGATATTGAGTGCCCGGAACGTCCGCCATGGAATCCGGTTTTTGTGCGTATTTACACCGATGAAGGTATTACCGGTGTTGGTGAAGCCGGTCTGGCTTACGACTGGGGACATTCGGCTGCTGCGCACATGATCAAAGAAATCGCAGAAGCCATGCTGATTGGCTGGAACCCGTTCAACACCGAAGGCCTATGGTCGAAAATGCTCCGTGAGAGCTTCTGGGGCTTAGGTGGCGGTCCTGTCATTTACGCCGCCATGAGTGCGGTGGATACAGCCCTTTGGGATATCAAAGGTAAAGCACTTGGCTTGCCGGTTTATCAACTGCTTGGCGGTAAGACTAACGGCAAGCTGCGTTCTTACGCCAGTCAGTTACAGTTCGACTGGGACACCACTATTACCAAACTGATCCAGCCTGAAGAATATGGCCGTGCCGCAGAAAAGGCGATGGCTGAAGGTTACACCGCGGTGAAAGTTGACCCAATCGTTTATGACATTAACGGCGACACCCATTATGACCGCACGAAGATCATTTCCAGAGGTGAAATGAAACTGTTCCGTGCACGTCTGCAGGCAATCCGTGATGCCATGGGGGACGAAGGCGATATTATTTTTGAATGCCACAGCTTACCGGGTGCCACTACGGCTATTCAACTGGGCGAACTGGTAGAAGAATTCGGCTGTATGTATTACGAGGAGCCGGTTAACTACCTGAACTCGAAACTGCATGACAAAGTTGCCCGTAACGTGAAAGCGCCGATTGCCGGCGGCGAACGTTTGTATAACCGCTGGGGCATCCGTCCGTATCTGGAAGATCAGTCTCTTGACGTTTTGCAGCCTGATATTGGTCTGTGCGGCGGCTTTACCGAAGCGAAAAAAGTGTGTGACTACGCCGACATTTACGATGTGCGCATTCAGGCTCACGTCTGCGGTGGTCCGGTGGCAACGGCAGCCAGCCTGCACCTTGAAACCGCCATTCCTAACTTCCTGATCCACGAGCATCACACCTACGCGACAAAATCCTGGAACCGTGAGTTATGTATTCAGGATCCTCAACCGGTTAACGGATTTATCGAAGCGCCGGACACACCGGGAATTGGTATCGAGCTGAATGATGAAGTGGTTTACCGCTCCCCCAACATGTCAGTGACTGAACTGAAATAA
- a CDS encoding class II aldolase/adducin family protein: MFELEHFSLKDKVSPEEWQTRVDLAACYRLVDNMRWGDLIYTHISAKVPGTQHYLVNPFGLAFDEVRASNLVKVDLDGNILDGSPYQINPAGFTIHSAIHEVREDAKCVIHLHTKATIAVASVKGGLKPWSQYSLFSLPSLSYHSYEGLAVDDNERKQLQDDLGDTNHMLLPNHGGLTLGPTVGDAFMRFYDLERACDIQMSLMQSGQEVIEIPEPIVKGIYDQAKIVHSGETGGQKAWPAMLRKAWKLDPTFCE; this comes from the coding sequence GTGTTTGAGCTTGAACATTTCAGTTTGAAAGACAAGGTGTCGCCGGAAGAATGGCAAACCCGCGTCGATCTCGCCGCCTGCTACAGGCTGGTAGATAACATGCGCTGGGGCGATCTTATCTATACTCACATTTCCGCTAAAGTACCGGGTACACAGCATTATCTGGTTAACCCTTTTGGTCTGGCATTTGATGAAGTGCGCGCGTCGAATCTGGTGAAGGTGGATCTCGACGGCAATATTCTCGATGGCTCCCCCTACCAGATCAATCCTGCCGGTTTCACCATTCACAGCGCCATTCACGAAGTCCGTGAAGATGCGAAATGTGTTATTCACCTGCATACAAAAGCCACTATCGCCGTGGCGTCAGTTAAAGGTGGTTTGAAGCCCTGGAGCCAGTATTCTCTGTTCTCCCTGCCGTCGCTGAGCTATCACAGCTACGAAGGTCTGGCGGTTGATGATAATGAAAGAAAGCAGTTACAGGATGATTTGGGCGATACCAACCATATGTTATTGCCCAATCACGGCGGCTTGACGTTAGGCCCTACGGTAGGCGACGCATTTATGCGCTTTTATGATCTGGAACGCGCCTGTGATATACAAATGTCACTGATGCAATCCGGTCAGGAAGTGATTGAAATACCCGAGCCCATTGTAAAGGGCATTTATGATCAGGCAAAAATTGTACACTCAGGCGAAACCGGCGGCCAGAAAGCCTGGCCAGCGATGCTGAGAAAAGCCTGGAAACTCGACCCGACATTCTGCGAATAA